A window of the Gossypium arboreum isolate Shixiya-1 chromosome 2, ASM2569848v2, whole genome shotgun sequence genome harbors these coding sequences:
- the LOC108466942 gene encoding thylakoid membrane protein TERC, chloroplastic isoform X1, translated as MGLASAVHHGVGIRISLNFHLRVASVSPTVQLPRWTGFRFSNHRVSLVHSVSHNRRTICFPVARSKGMEQEDNLSREEERRASNSYADSQEKLQKSEAYASSVKTVAFWVCSAVAFGVGLGLKEGVGKASEFFAGYILEQSLSVDNLFVFVLIFKYFKVPPMYQNRVLSYGIAGAVFFRLSLILLGTATLQRFEAVNLLLAAVLLFSSFKLFSNDEDDTDLSDNFIVKTCQRFIPVTSNYDGNKFITKRDNIWQATPLLLTVAVIELSDIAFAADSIPAVFGVTRDPFIVFSSNIFAILGLRSLYTLIAEGMADLEYLQPSIAVVLGFIGCKMILDFFGLHISTEASLGFVATSLSAGVLLSLAKKAD; from the exons ATGGGGTTAGCTTCGGCCGTTCACCATGGCGTTGGCATTCGAATCTCTCTTAATTTCCATCTCAGAGTTGCCTCAGTGTCGCCTACGGTTCAATTGCCCAGATGGACCGGATTCCGCTTCTCAAACCATCGTGTCTCCCTTGTCCATTCAG TAAGTCATAACCGCCGCACGATATGTTTCCCAGTTGCTCGCTCCAAGGGAATGGAGCAGGAGGATAATTTGTCTAGAg AAGAGGAGAGGAGAGCTTCAAATTCTTATGCTGATTCCCAGGAGAAACTTCAGAAAAGTGAAGCTTATGCATCATCTGTTAAAACTGTTGCTTTTTGG GTGTGCTCTGCGGTTGCTTTTGGAGTTGGTCTGGGATTGAAGGAAGGAGTAGGCAAAGCATCAGAATTTTTTGCTGG GTACATCTTGGAGCAAAGTTTGTCTGTGGACAATTTGTTTGTCTTTGTTCTGATCTTCAAGTACTTCAAAGTGCCACCTATGTATCAG AATCGGGTTCTTTCATATGGTATTGCTGGTGCAGTCTTCTTTCGGTTGTCATTGATACTACTTGGAACAGCCACCCTCCAG AGGTTTGAAGCGGTCAACCTACTACTGGCTGCTGTACTATTATTCTCATCTTTCAAG CTATTTTCCAATGATGAGGATGACACTGATCTGTCTGACAACTTCATAGTGAAGACTTGCCAGAGATTTATCCCCGTCACAT CTAATTATGATGGCAATAAATTTATAACAAAACGGGACAACATTTGGCAA GCCACTCCTTTGCTTCTCACAGTAGCAGTTATTGAGCTCAGTGATATAGCATTTGCT gCTGATTCAATACCAGCTGTTTTTGGTGTTACACGGGATCCTTTCATAGTTTTTTCATCTAATATCTTCGCCATCTTAG GTTTAAGGTCACTTTACACACTCATTGCTGAGGGTATGGCAGATTTGGAATATCTACAG CCTTCCATTGCCGTTGTTCTAGGTTTTATTGGATGCAAAATGATCTTGGATTTCTTTG GACTTCATATATCTACGGAGGCATCACTTGGTTTTGTTGCAACTAGTCTT
- the LOC108466942 gene encoding thylakoid membrane protein TERC, chloroplastic isoform X2, protein MGLASAVHHGVGIRISLNFHLRVASVSPTVQLPRWTGFRFSNHRVSLVHSVSHNRRTICFPVARSKGMEQEDNLSREEERRASNSYADSQEKLQKSEAYASSVKTVAFWVCSAVAFGVGLGLKEGVGKASEFFAGYILEQSLSVDNLFVFVLIFKYFKVPPMYQNRVLSYGIAGAVFFRLSLILLGTATLQRFEAVNLLLAAVLLFSSFKLFSNDEDDTDLSDNFIVKTCQRFIPVTSNYDGNKFITKRDNIWQATPLLLTVAVIELSDIAFAADSIPAVFGVTRDPFIVFSSNIFAILGLRSLYTLIAEGMADLEYLQDFIYLRRHHLVLLQLVLVPAYC, encoded by the exons ATGGGGTTAGCTTCGGCCGTTCACCATGGCGTTGGCATTCGAATCTCTCTTAATTTCCATCTCAGAGTTGCCTCAGTGTCGCCTACGGTTCAATTGCCCAGATGGACCGGATTCCGCTTCTCAAACCATCGTGTCTCCCTTGTCCATTCAG TAAGTCATAACCGCCGCACGATATGTTTCCCAGTTGCTCGCTCCAAGGGAATGGAGCAGGAGGATAATTTGTCTAGAg AAGAGGAGAGGAGAGCTTCAAATTCTTATGCTGATTCCCAGGAGAAACTTCAGAAAAGTGAAGCTTATGCATCATCTGTTAAAACTGTTGCTTTTTGG GTGTGCTCTGCGGTTGCTTTTGGAGTTGGTCTGGGATTGAAGGAAGGAGTAGGCAAAGCATCAGAATTTTTTGCTGG GTACATCTTGGAGCAAAGTTTGTCTGTGGACAATTTGTTTGTCTTTGTTCTGATCTTCAAGTACTTCAAAGTGCCACCTATGTATCAG AATCGGGTTCTTTCATATGGTATTGCTGGTGCAGTCTTCTTTCGGTTGTCATTGATACTACTTGGAACAGCCACCCTCCAG AGGTTTGAAGCGGTCAACCTACTACTGGCTGCTGTACTATTATTCTCATCTTTCAAG CTATTTTCCAATGATGAGGATGACACTGATCTGTCTGACAACTTCATAGTGAAGACTTGCCAGAGATTTATCCCCGTCACAT CTAATTATGATGGCAATAAATTTATAACAAAACGGGACAACATTTGGCAA GCCACTCCTTTGCTTCTCACAGTAGCAGTTATTGAGCTCAGTGATATAGCATTTGCT gCTGATTCAATACCAGCTGTTTTTGGTGTTACACGGGATCCTTTCATAGTTTTTTCATCTAATATCTTCGCCATCTTAG GTTTAAGGTCACTTTACACACTCATTGCTGAGGGTATGGCAGATTTGGAATATCTACAG GACTTCATATATCTACGGAGGCATCACTTGGTTTTGTTGCAACTAGTCTT
- the LOC108462048 gene encoding uncharacterized protein LOC108462048 isoform X2 has product MSMNSRIFFHFLVWWIFFSFFSGLISSAVVRLDSIEIYNTHDWITKPTVYFVCKGENMTVLPDLTKANTVYTFKGEESWQPLTELKSKKCKRCGFYEEDTFKSDDVFDEWEFCASDFKANGKYILFKEKELNVTFTCEECASLPAEEEATRSGSVLKTVRRRG; this is encoded by the exons ATGTCGATGAATTCGAGGATTTTCTTCCATTTTCTTGTTTGGTGGATCTTCTTCAGCTTCTTTTCAG gaTTGATTTCATCGGCAGTAGTTAGATTGGATTCAATTGAAATATACAACACGCACGACTGGATAACAAAACCGACGGTTTATTTCGTCTGCAAAGGAGAGAACATGACGGTTTTGCCAGATCTCACCAAAGCAAATACTGTCTATACTTTCAAGGGTGAAGAATCTTGGCAG CCTCTTACAGAACTCAAAAGCAAGAAATGCAAGCGGTGTGGATTCTACGAGGAGGACACATTTAAATCAGATGATGTATTTGATGAATGGGAGTTCTGTGCTTCAGACTTCAAAGCTAATGGGAAATATATATTGTTTAAAGAAAAGGAACTTAATGTCACATTCACCTGTGAAGAATGCGCATCTCTTCCGGCTG AGGAAGAGGCAACAAGATCAGGCTCGGTTCTTAAAACTGTTCGAAGAAGGGGATGA
- the LOC108462048 gene encoding uncharacterized protein LOC108462048 isoform X1, translating into MSMNSRIFFHFLVWWIFFSFFSGLISSAVVRLDSIEIYNTHDWITKPTVYFVCKGENMTVLPDLTKANTVYTFKGEESWQPLTELKSKKCKRCGFYEEDTFKSDDVFDEWEFCASDFKANGKYILFKEKELNVTFTCEECASLPAGTFNTDTNNDNKGNKLRVGIIVLIVLVALTVTIFGLMMAYKYWQKRKRQQDQARFLKLFEEGDDLEDELELGN; encoded by the exons ATGTCGATGAATTCGAGGATTTTCTTCCATTTTCTTGTTTGGTGGATCTTCTTCAGCTTCTTTTCAG gaTTGATTTCATCGGCAGTAGTTAGATTGGATTCAATTGAAATATACAACACGCACGACTGGATAACAAAACCGACGGTTTATTTCGTCTGCAAAGGAGAGAACATGACGGTTTTGCCAGATCTCACCAAAGCAAATACTGTCTATACTTTCAAGGGTGAAGAATCTTGGCAG CCTCTTACAGAACTCAAAAGCAAGAAATGCAAGCGGTGTGGATTCTACGAGGAGGACACATTTAAATCAGATGATGTATTTGATGAATGGGAGTTCTGTGCTTCAGACTTCAAAGCTAATGGGAAATATATATTGTTTAAAGAAAAGGAACTTAATGTCACATTCACCTGTGAAGAATGCGCATCTCTTCCGGCTG GTACTTTCAATACAGATACCAATAATGATAATAAGGGGAATAAATTGCGTGTTGGTATAATTGTACTGATTGTTCTAGTGGCTTTAACTGTAACAATATTTGGACTGATGATGGCTTATAAATACTGGCAAAAGAGGAAGAGGCAACAAGATCAGGCTCGGTTCTTAAAACTGTTCGAAGAAGGGGATGACCTCGAGGATGAACTAGAGCTTGGTAATTGA
- the LOC108462151 gene encoding glutathione S-transferase L3-like, giving the protein MATETLESLPPPLEANAEQPPLFDGTTRLYTSYTCPFAQRVWITRNYKGLQEEIKLVPLNLQNRPAWYKEKVYPVNKVPSLEHNGKITGESLDLIKYVDSNFEGPSLVPNDPDKKRTLEELFSYADKFMGMLYASFKGDPEKEAGAAFNYLEDALKKYDDGPFLLGRDFSLADIAYIPFVERFQIFLSEVFKYDIIAGRPKLAAWIEELNKIDAYKQTKTVDPKQLVEYYKERFMAQ; this is encoded by the exons ATGGCTACCGA AACATTAGAGTCTTTGCCTCCTCCATTGGAAGCTAATGCTGAGCAACCTCCATTGTTTGATGGAACTACCAG GTTGTATACTTCTTATACTTGCCCTTTTGCACAACGTGTGTGGATCACCAGGAATTATAAG GGATTGCAAGAGGAGATTAAACTTGTTCCTCTGAACCTTCAAAATAGACCTGCTTGGTACAAGGAAAAAGTTTACCCTGTAAACAAG GTGCCATCCTTGGAACATAATGGCAAAATCACTGGGGAGAGTCTTGATCTGATTAAATATGTTGATAGCAACTTTGAAGGACCTTCTCTTGTACCAAAT GATCCTGACAAGAAAAGGACCTTAGAGGAGTTGTTTTCATATGCTGACAAATTTATGGGAATGCTTTATGCTTCATTTAAAGGAGACCCAGAAAAAGAAGCTG GTGCTGCTTTCAATTACTTGGAGGATGCTCTTAAAAAGTATGATGATGGTCCATTTCTCCTAGGCCGGGACTTTAGTCTG GCGGACATTGCCTACATTCCTTTTGTTGAAAGATTCCAGATCTTCTTATCGGAGGTTTTTAAGTACGACATCATCGCCGGCAGGCCTAAACTTGCTGCATGGATTGAG GAGCTGAACAAGATCGACGCCTATAAACAGACGAAGACAGTTGATCCAAAACAGTTAGTGGAATACTATAAGGAGCGTTTCATG GCTCAGTAG
- the LOC108462159 gene encoding uncharacterized protein LOC108462159 encodes MLTIVYPILHTSKYKISILQVFESTKMSHITALPSFGIVCSAHKVGRKGKKTAPKTKTSKDTMGFSSGRKEIWRCVENCGACCKLAKGPAFPTPEEIFSDPSDIELYRSLIGPDGWCIHYEKNTRTCSIYPDRPYFCRVEADIFKKLYGIENRKFNKEACSCCRDTIKAIYGPNSKELNNFNISIKDSSSALSTGV; translated from the exons ATGTTGACTATAGTTTACCCTATCTTACATACTTCAAAATACAAAATTTCAATCCTTCAAGTTTTTGAATCAACAAAAATGTCCCATATCACTGCTCTGCCGAGTTTTGGAATCGTATGTTCAGCTCACAAGGTTGGGCGGAAAGGAAAGAAGACAGCTCCCAAAACCAAGACGAGCAAAGACACCATGGGCTTTAGTTCAGGGAGGAAGGAGATATGGCGGTGTGTGGAAAACTGCGGCGCATGCTGTAAGCTGGCCAAAGGCCCTGCTTTCCCCACGCCTGAAGAAATTTTCAGTGACCCGTCTGATATTGAG CTATACAGAAGCTTAATAGGTCCCGATGGATGGTGCATCCACTATGAGAAAAACACACGCACTTGCTCCATTTACCCTG ATCGTCCATATTTTTGCCGAGTGGAAGCTGATATATTCAAGAAGCTATATGGAATTGAGAATAGAAAGTTCAACAAGGAAGCTTGCAG TTGCTGTCGGGACACCATCAAGGCAATTTATGGACCCAATTCCAAGGAATTGAATAACTTCAACATCTCCATTAAAGATTCTTCCTCTGCTCTTTCTACCGGCGTTTAG
- the LOC108461721 gene encoding serine/arginine-rich splicing factor RS2Z33-like isoform X1, with the protein MRRYDDRYCHTRLYVGRISSRTRTRDLERLFSRYGRILDVDMKRDYAFVDFSDPRDADDARYSLDGRDFDGSRIVVEFARGVPRGSREYLGRGPPPGSGRCFNCGVDGHWARDCKAEDWKNKCYRCGERGHIERNCRNSPRKLRSRSPIRSRSPRRGRSRGRSYSRGLSYSRSRSPVRREHSFRLESPETENSPSLSKGSIHSPSPRNGKLSALQDEADYDDHSPKEVNRSPASPYRDESPDRSQYRSSSDCNGRSRSPSVRENNSPVDVEYDYPLTPRGSESP; encoded by the exons ATGCGTCGCTATGATGATCGTTATTGTCATACTCGTCTCTATGTTGGCCGTATCTCCTCAAGAACCCGAACACGTGATCTAGAACGTCTCTTTAGCCGATATGGGAG AATACTTGATGTGGATATGAAGCGTGACTATGCCTTTGTT GACTTTAGCGATCCCCGAGATGCTGATGATGCAAGGTATAGCTTGGATGGTCGGGACTTTGATGGAAGCCGTATTGTTGTTGAGTTTGCAAGGGGG GTGCCACGAGGTTCTCGGGAATATTTAGGAAGAGGCCCCCCTCCTGGATCTGGTCGCTGCTTTAATTGTGGTGTTGATGGCCATTGGGCCCGAGATTGTAAAGCTGAGGACTGGAAGAACAAATGTTATCGTTGTGGAGAAAGAGGTCACATAGAACGAAACTGCAGGAACAGTCCCCGAAAACTGAG ATCTCGTTCACCTATTAGATCTCGCTCACCTCGCCGTGGCAGAAGCCGGGGTCGAAGTTACAGCCGAGGCCTGAGCTACTC TCGTTCAAGATCTCCAGTTAGGAGAGAACATAGTTTCAGATTAGAGAGCCCTGAGACTGAGAACAGCCCATCCCTCTCCAAGGGGAGTATTCACAGCCCTTCTCCCCGAAATGGGAAATTGTCTGCTCTGCAAGATGAAGCCGATTATGATGACCATAGTCCCAAGGAAGTGAACCGGAGCCCTGCCAGTCCCTATAGAGATGAGAGCCCTGACAGAAGCCAGTACCGAAGCTCTTCTGACTGCAATGGTCGCAGCCGAAGTCCCAGTGTGAGAGAAAACAATAGTCCTGTTGATGTCGAATATGATTACCCACTTACACCGAGAGGAAGCGAGTCACCTTAA
- the LOC108461721 gene encoding serine/arginine-rich splicing factor RS2Z33-like isoform X2, with product MKRDYAFVDFSDPRDADDARYSLDGRDFDGSRIVVEFARGVPRGSREYLGRGPPPGSGRCFNCGVDGHWARDCKAEDWKNKCYRCGERGHIERNCRNSPRKLRSRSPIRSRSPRRGRSRGRSYSRGLSYSRSRSPVRREHSFRLESPETENSPSLSKGSIHSPSPRNGKLSALQDEADYDDHSPKEVNRSPASPYRDESPDRSQYRSSSDCNGRSRSPSVRENNSPVDVEYDYPLTPRGSESP from the exons ATGAAGCGTGACTATGCCTTTGTT GACTTTAGCGATCCCCGAGATGCTGATGATGCAAGGTATAGCTTGGATGGTCGGGACTTTGATGGAAGCCGTATTGTTGTTGAGTTTGCAAGGGGG GTGCCACGAGGTTCTCGGGAATATTTAGGAAGAGGCCCCCCTCCTGGATCTGGTCGCTGCTTTAATTGTGGTGTTGATGGCCATTGGGCCCGAGATTGTAAAGCTGAGGACTGGAAGAACAAATGTTATCGTTGTGGAGAAAGAGGTCACATAGAACGAAACTGCAGGAACAGTCCCCGAAAACTGAG ATCTCGTTCACCTATTAGATCTCGCTCACCTCGCCGTGGCAGAAGCCGGGGTCGAAGTTACAGCCGAGGCCTGAGCTACTC TCGTTCAAGATCTCCAGTTAGGAGAGAACATAGTTTCAGATTAGAGAGCCCTGAGACTGAGAACAGCCCATCCCTCTCCAAGGGGAGTATTCACAGCCCTTCTCCCCGAAATGGGAAATTGTCTGCTCTGCAAGATGAAGCCGATTATGATGACCATAGTCCCAAGGAAGTGAACCGGAGCCCTGCCAGTCCCTATAGAGATGAGAGCCCTGACAGAAGCCAGTACCGAAGCTCTTCTGACTGCAATGGTCGCAGCCGAAGTCCCAGTGTGAGAGAAAACAATAGTCCTGTTGATGTCGAATATGATTACCCACTTACACCGAGAGGAAGCGAGTCACCTTAA
- the LOC108466695 gene encoding LOW QUALITY PROTEIN: ABC transporter G family member 20-like (The sequence of the model RefSeq protein was modified relative to this genomic sequence to represent the inferred CDS: inserted 1 base in 1 codon), protein MLKSNQMKLPLFNNSSQQMELQKHPKKSNSTLAELLMRVDDAHSDVSGNNTPTDNRVVDVGLGSTSLPLSNPFVLSFTNLSYSVKVRKKWGKKVENSKVLLNNISGEAREGEIMAVLGASGSGKSTLIDALANRISKESLKGSITLNGETLESKLLRVISAYVMQDDLXFPMLTVEETLMFSAEFRLPRSLSKKKKKARVQALIDQLGLRKAAQTVIGDEGHRGVSGGERRRVSIGTDIIHDPIVLFLDEPTSGLDSTSAFMVVKVLQRIAQSGSIVIMSIHQPSYRIMNLLDRLIFLSRGNTVYNGSPSSLPRFFAEFGHPIPENENKTEFALDLIRELEENSHGGTKALVEFNKQWQARRKPRTIITRKPNFSLKEAIIASISRGKLVSGATNESSLPDFANPFWIEIIVIAKRSITNSKRMPELFAIRLGAVLITGFILATMFWQLDDSPKGIQERLGFFAFAMSTTFYTCAEAIPVFLQEKYIFMRETAYNAYRRSSYVLAQSLISIPSLIILSITFAGTTFFSVGLAGGSAGFFFFFLTILASFWAGSSFVTFLSGIVPHVMLGFTIVVAILAYFLLFSGFFISKNRIPLYWLWFHYISLVKYPYEGVLRNEFDDPNNCFVRGVQMFDGSPLGTASEAMKLKLLESMSGVLGVNISGSTCVTTGKDLLVQQGISDISKWDCLWIIVGWGIFFRVLFYFTLLLGSKNKRR, encoded by the exons ATGTTAAAAAGTAACCAAATGAAGCTCCCACTTTTCAACAATAGTTCCCAACAAATGGAGCTCCAAAAACACCCCAAAAAATCTAATTCTACACTAGCTGAGCTTCTAATGCGTGTAGATGATGCCCATAGTGATGTTTCCGGCAACAATACTCCGACAGATAACCGAGTCGTCGATGTCGGTTTGGGTTCTACTTCACTACCATTGTCCAACCCTTTCGTTCTTTCTTTCACTAACTTGAGTTACAGTGTTAAAGTTCGAAAGAAATGGGGGAAGAAGGTTGAAAACAGTAAGGTCTTGTTGAATAATATCTCGGGGGAAGCTCGCGAAGGTGAAATAATGGCGGTTCTTGGTGCAAGTGGGTCGGGTAAATCCACATTGATTGATGCACTTGCGAACCGGATTTCGAAAGAGAGTTTAAAGggttctataactttgaatggcGAGACATTGGAATCGAAGCTTTTAAGGGTGATTTCAGCTTATGTTATGCAAGATGATC CTTTTCCGATGCTTACCGTCGAGGAAACACTTATGTTCTCGGCGGAGTTCCGGTTACCTCGATCACtttcgaagaagaagaagaaagctaGAGTCCAGGCATTGATTGATCAACTCGGGTTAAGAAAAGCGGCCCAAACGGTGATTGGTGATGAAGGGCATAGAGGGGTCTCCGGCGGTGAACGACGACGGGTTTCGATCGGGACCGACATAATCCATGACCCCATTGTCTTGTTTCTCGATGAACCAACTTCGGGTTTGGATTCAACCAGTGCTTTCATGGTGGTTAAGGTATTACAACGAATAGCTCAAAGTGGTAGCATTGTGATAATGTCGATTCATCAACCGAGTTATCGAATAATGAACTTACTGGATCGTCTGATTTTCCTTTCACGTGGAAACACAGTTTACAATGGTTCACCATCGAGTTTACCTCGTTTCTTCGCTGAGTTCGGTCATCCGATTCCTGAAAACGAGAACAAGACTGAGTTCGCtcttgatttgattcgagaactCGAAGAAAACAGCCATGGTGGAACGAAAGCTTTAGTTGAATTCAACAAACAATGGCAAGCTAGAAGAAAACCCAGAACTATAATCACGAGAAAACCAAATTTTTCTCTCAAAGAAGCCATTATTGCAAGCATTTCAAGAGGAAAATTAGTTTCTGGTGCAACGAATGAATCCAGTTTACCAGATTTTGCAAACCCATTTTGGATTGAAATCATAGTGATTGCCAAAAGATCGATTACAAATTCAAAGAGAATGCCAGAATTGTTTGCAATTCGATTAGGTGCTGTTCTTATAACTGGGTTTATATTAGCCACCATGTTTTGGCAACTCGATGATTCACCAAAAGGGATTCAAGAACGATTGGGGTTCTTCGCTTTCGCCATGTCGACTACATTCTACACTTGTGCTGAAGCAATCCCAGTTTTTCTTCAAGAAAAATACATTTTCATGAGAGAAACAGCTTACAATGCTTATCGTCGATCATCATACGTTTTAGCTCAATCCTTAATTTCAATCCCATCTCTAATAATCCTCTCAATCACTTTCGCCGGAACAACTTTCTTCTCCGTTGGACTCGCCGGTGGTTCCGCcggatttttcttctttttcttaacAATCCTCGCTTCATTCTGGGCAGGTAGTTCATTCGTCACCTTCCTTTCCGGTATAGTCCCTCACGTGATGTTGGGTTTCACCATCGTCGTCGCCATTTTAGCTTATTTCCTCCTCTTCAGTGGCTTCTTCATATCAAAGAATCGAATCCCTTTATACTGGCTATGGTTCCATTACATCTCGTTGGTGAAATACCCATACGAAGGTGTTTTGAGGAATGAATTTGATGACCCAAACAATTGTTTCGTACGGGGAGTTCAAATGTTCGACGGTTCGCCGCTGGGGACGGCGTCGGAGGCGATGAAGTTGAAGTTGTTGGAAAGCATGAGTGGCGTTTTGGGTGTGAATATTAGTGGCTCGACTTGCGTGACCACGGGTAAAGATTTGTTGGTGCAACAGGGGATTAGTGATATAAGTAAATGGGATTGTTTGTGGATTATTGTTGGGTGGGGAATTTTTTTTAGGGTTTTGTTTTATTTCACCTTGTTATTGGGGAGTAAGAACAAGAGAAGGTAA